In the Oscillospiraceae bacterium genome, AATGCCCGCCGGCACACCCAGACGCTCGCTGGCCAGGTTGGCCACCAGCTGGCCCAGACGGGTGATCTTGAACGCCGTGCGTTTGACTAGCTCGGCAACTTCGTCCATCGGGGCATCCTTGGGCAGCTTGGCCAGGGCAGCACGCACCGCACCGGGACCGGAAACGCCCACGTGGATCTCGCAATCCGGCTCGCCTGCGCCGTGGAAGGCACCCGCCATAAAGGGGTTATCCTCGGGGGCGTTGCAGAAAACGACCAGCTTGGCGTCGCCCATACACATGTTGTCCTTGGTCAGCTCGGCGGTCTTGCGCACGACTTCGCCCATCAGCTTGACGGCATCCATGTTGATACCCGACTTGGTGGAGCCGATATTGACGCTGGAACATACAATATCGGTCTCGGCCAAAGCGCGGGGGATGGCCTGGATCAGGCGGCGGTCACCGGCAGAAAAGCCTTTGTGCACCAGCGCGCCGAAGCCGCCGATGAAGTTGACGCCCACGGCCTTGGCCGCGCGGTCCAGGGCTTTGGCGTACATGACCGGGTCCGCATCGGGGGCGGCGCCCAGCAGCATGGCAATGGGCGTAACGCTGATGCGCTTGTTTACGATGGGAATACCGTACTCGCTGCTGATGCTGTCCACGGTGGAGACAAGGCTGCCCGCCAGGCGGGTGATCTTGTTGTAGATCTTCTCGCAGGCTTTCTCGCCGTCCGGGTCGATGCAGTCCAGCAGGCTGATGCCCATGGTCACGGTGCGGACGTCGAGGTTTTCATCGGTCAGCATGCCGATGGTTTCCATAATGTCGTTGCGGTTCAGAATTCGCATCTCCCAATTCCTCCCCGTCAGATGGTGTGCATGGCGTCAAAGACTTCCTGACGGGTCACGGTGACCTGCATCTTCATCTCAGCGCCCAGGGCGGTAAAGCGGTCCCGCATGGCAACGTGGTCTGCGTTGCAGTGGGCCATGTCCACCAGCATGATCATGCAGAACATATCCTGCATGATGGACTGGGTGATGTCCTCGATGTTGATATTCAGCTCGGCGCAGACGGCGCTGACCTTGGCGACAACACCCACGGTGTCGCGGCCGATGACGGTGATAACTGCTTTCATACGATATACCCCCTCATAAAACACCGGCCCAATTGCCGGATTACCAGTATTATAACAGAATGGCGGGAAAGAGTAAAGAAAGTAGGACTTTTAGAA is a window encoding:
- a CDS encoding PFL family protein — protein: MRILNRNDIMETIGMLTDENLDVRTVTMGISLLDCIDPDGEKACEKIYNKITRLAGSLVSTVDSISSEYGIPIVNKRISVTPIAMLLGAAPDADPVMYAKALDRAAKAVGVNFIGGFGALVHKGFSAGDRRLIQAIPRALAETDIVCSSVNIGSTKSGINMDAVKLMGEVVRKTAELTKDNMCMGDAKLVVFCNAPEDNPFMAGAFHGAGEPDCEIHVGVSGPGAVRAALAKLPKDAPMDEVAELVKRTAFKITRLGQLVANLASERLGVPAGIIDLSLAPTPAIGDSVANILEEMGLESCGCCGTTACLALLNDAVKKGGVMASNHVGGLSGAFIPVSEDDGMINAANCGSLTLEKLEAMTAVCSVGIDMVVIPGDTTAEVISGLIADEAAIGMVNSKTTAVRVIPAIGHKAGDVLDFGGLLGHAPIMPISKFSPAVMIHRGGRIPAPMQALKN
- a CDS encoding ACT domain-containing protein, with protein sequence MKAVITVIGRDTVGVVAKVSAVCAELNINIEDITQSIMQDMFCMIMLVDMAHCNADHVAMRDRFTALGAEMKMQVTVTRQEVFDAMHTI